From Oreochromis niloticus isolate F11D_XX linkage group LG14, O_niloticus_UMD_NMBU, whole genome shotgun sequence, one genomic window encodes:
- the rps6kb1b gene encoding ribosomal protein S6 kinase beta-1: protein MAGVFDIDLDQPEENVSDDENEEGQIADLMEQCIEFNMDDCEKIEISEDNVNQGTESIRPECFELLRVLGKGGYGKVFQVRKVVGAAAGKIFAMKVLKKAMIVRNAKDTAHTKAERNILEEVKHPFIVDLIYAFQTGGKLYLILEYLSGGELFMQLEREGIFMEDTACFYLAEISMALGHLHQKGIIYRDLKPENIMLNSQGHVKLTDFGLCKESIHDGTVTHTFCGTIEYMAPEILMRSGHNRAVDWWSLGALMYDMLTGAPPFTGENRKKTIDKILKCKLSLPPYLTQEARDLLKKLLKRNASLRLGAGAGDAAEVQSHNFFRHINWDDLLARKVEPPFKPFLQSADDVSQFDSKFTSQTPVDSPDDSTLSESANQAFLGFTYIAPSVLENIKEKFSYEPKIRSPRRIMDSPRTPLSPVKFSGGHCWHRSPLVPSGGPGVLQSPQDQAMELSTPEQMDITTSAEASAPLPIRQPAGINLAQMKQQAYPVMAKRPEHLRMNL, encoded by the exons ATGGCTGGAGTGTTTGACATTGATTTGGACCAGCCGGAAGAAAATGTCTCCGACGATGAGAACGAGGAG GGTCAAATCGCTGATCTCATGGAGCAGTGCATTGAGTT CAACATGGATGACTGCGAGAAGATCGAGATATCCGAGGACAACGTCAATCAGGGCACAGAGAGCATCCGACCGGAGTGCTTCGAGCTGCTGCGCGTCCTGGGGAAGGGTGGCTACGGAAAG GTTTTTCAAGTTCGAAAGGTTGTCGGCGCTGCGGCGGGCAAAATATTTGCCatgaaagttttaaaaaag GCTATGATTGTGCGCAACGCCAAGGACACAGCCCACACCAAGGCGGAGAGGAACATCCTGGAGGAAGTGAAGCATCCCTTCATTGTCGATCTCATCTACGCCTTTCAGACGGGAGGGAAGCTATACCTCATCCTGGAGTACCTGAGTG GAGGAGAACTCTTTATGCAACTGGAGAGAGAGGGCATCTTCATGGAAGACACAGCCTG tttttaccTGGCAGAGATCTCCATGGCTCTGGGTCACCTGCACCAGAAGGGCATCATCTACAGAGACCTAAAGCCCGAGAACATCATGCTTAACAGCCAAG GTCACGTAAAGCTGACAGACTTCGGGCTGTGTAAAGAATCCATTCACGACGGCACGGTCACGCACACTTTCTGTGGCACCATTGAATACAT GGCTCCAGAGATCCTCATGAGAAGCGGGCACAACAGAGCGGTGGACTGGTGGAGTCTGGGCGCTCTGATGTACGACATGCTCACAGGAGCG CCGCCTTTTACTGGTGAAAACCGAAAAAAGACAATTGACAAGATCCTGAAGTGTAAGCTCAGCCTCCCGCCCTACCTCACACAAGAAGCTCGAGACCTCCTAAAAAAG ttgctaaAGAGAAACGCTTCATTGCGGCTGGGAGCGGGAGCAGGAGACGCTGCAGAGGTGCAG AGTCATAACTTCTTCCGACACATCAACTGGGACGATTTGCTGGCTCGGAAAGTGGAGCCTCCCTTCAAGCCTTTTCTG CAATCGGCTGACGACGTGAGTCAGTTTGACTCAAAGTTCACCAGTCAGACGCCCGTCGATAGCCCGGATGACTCGACCCTCAGTGAGAGCGCCAATCAAGCCTTCCTG GGTTTCACGTATATTGCTCCATCGGTCCTTGAAAACATCAAAGAAAAATTCTCATATGAGCCAAAAATCCGCTCACCGCGACGCATCATGGACAGCCCAAGAACACCGCTCAG CCCGGTCAAGTTTTCAGGCGGGCACTGTTGGCATCGGAGCCCCCTCGTTCCCAGCGGTGGACCCGGTGTCCTCCAGTCTCCTCAAGACCAGGCCATGGAACTGTCCACCCCAGAGCAGATGGACATCACAACCAGCGCCGAGGCCTCGGCCCCTCTCCCCATCCGTCAGCCTGCTGGGATCAACCTTGCTCAGATGAAGCAGCAAGCCTATCCTGTCATGGCCAAACGGCCCGAGCATCTACGTATGAACCTATGA